A single genomic interval of Salvelinus namaycush isolate Seneca chromosome 41, SaNama_1.0, whole genome shotgun sequence harbors:
- the LOC120033965 gene encoding potassium voltage-gated channel subfamily H member 4-like, translated as MPVMKGLLAPQNTFLDTIANHFDGTHSNFLLGNAQGRQGYPIVYCSDGFCELTGFVRTEVMQKTCTCRFLHGAETSERVRQQVDKALEGQQEYQGEVCFYMKNGNPFWCLLDIVPIKNEKGEVVLFLFSFKDVTESYGKSHHHSNSRGGEATEDAHQSRKRSSSHFSQARERGRTVLYHLTNQFSKRGKGKLPNSVFQKPSLPEYKVAAVQKSRFILLHYSVSKALWDWLILLATFYVAVTVPFNVCFVSHQDDTDWDSRSTIASDIAVEMLFILDIILNFRTTFVSQSGQVVYDARSIYLHYCGTWFFIDLIAALPFDLLYAFNITVTSLVHLLKTVRLLRLLRLLQKLDRYSQYSAVVLTLLMSVFALLAHWMACVWYVIGRKEIESSDPVTWDIGWLQELGKRLETPYVNSTMGGPSMPSAYIASLYFTLSSLTSVGFGNVCANTDAEKIFSICIMLMGALMHAVVFGNVTAIIQRMYSRRSLYHTRMKDIKDFIRVHRLPQLLKQRMLEYFQTTWSVNNGINANELLHDFPDELRADIAMHLNKDILQLPVFERASRGCLRSLSLHIKTSFCAPGEYLIRQGDALQANYFVCSGSLEVLKDGMVLAILGKGDLIGADLTAQDKVIKTNADVKALTYCDLQHISVRALREVLGLYPEYGSRFSSDIHHNLTYNLREGSEAEGLTRFSRSPRLSQERADKDHKLPLIAKAEDVESGEDMSHCPTGASHQGRLLLMHGLSSPVCHPGFSSLLGKELRHVNTLRLCRSPAQGCRGRSPSPQLLSNEEVTLAPVPTMVTDHSSSHRPAKLLIPSLHCVSPLDLSPRVVDGIEDNGQSFHFNVDQGEAKTKSKDPFQVSANLLLETEEVRQNISQLNKEMNTLNQEVSNLTKELHEMMCFLQAHVTMFHYPSAISTYPYGLQMAPNPNSSSNMIAANDWQTRVPFSMPAGPHPSHLQHEPLSHPARNMWAYSGVPPQGRGQKVEVEHHHQTSNPRSSCLHPCCSDRGRTTGQGLEAQYRPFPTSRTTPNSPYMGHSQCRTGPSLLNLSSAFPVLPGAGPGQVEYKASIPTISTFRPLCSPGSLSHSHPSLSVQVNSDRSHSPSISPTPIHVSLTPTGQPQLHTAFSSQSGVYTSVSATYNQTHNQTTQGQGSLNRARKNDLVGSSPVHTLDSSLHLVGQPAGQGPDCGGPKTEYPQGRERPERMQSDAEQAESQTQGTNISTQQALEVEPLWGLEVTH; from the exons ACAGCAACTTCCTTCTTGGGAATGCCCAGGGTCGCCAAGGTTACCCCATCGTGTACTGCTCGGACGGCTTCTGCGAGCTGACGGGGTTTGTGCGCACTGAGGTGATGCAGAAAACGTGCACGTGTCGCTTCCTGCACGGGGCGGAGACCAGTGAGAGGGTGAGGCAGCAGGTGGACAAGGCCCTGGAGGGACAGCAGGAGTACCAGGGGGAGGTGTGCTTCTACATGAAGAACG GAAATCCATTCTGGTGCCTTCTTGACATCGTGCCGATTAAGAATGAGAAGGGTGAAGTGGTTCTATTCCTTTTCTCCTTCAAGGATGTCACTGAGTCGTACGGAAAAAGCCACCATCACAGCAACAGCAGAGGGGGGGAGGCCACAG AGGACGCACATCAGAGCAGAAAACGCAGCAGTTCCCACTTTTCCCAAGCCAGGGAGAGGGGAAGGACTGTCCTGTACCACCTCACCAACCAGTTCTCCAAGAGGGGCAAGGGGAAACTGCCTAAT AGTGTATTCCAGAAGCCCTCTCTCCCAGAGTACAAGGTGGCGGCGGTGCAGAAGTCCCGCTTcatcctgctccactacagcgTATCCAAGGCCCTGTGGGATTGGCTGATCCTACTGGCCACCTTCTACGTGGCGGTCACCGTGCCCTTCAATGTCTGCTTCGTCAGTCACCAGGACGACACCGACTGGGACTCCCGTAGCACCATTGCCAGTGACATCGCAGTGGAAATGCTCTTCATTCTAG ATATCATCTTGAACTTTAGGACCACCTTCGTGAGTCAGTCGGGTCAGGTGGTGTACGATGCCCGCTCAATCTACCTCCATTACTGTGGCACCTGGTTCTTTATAGACCTCATTGCCGCTCTGCCCTTTGACCTCCTCTACGCCTTCAACATCACAGTG ACCTCTCTGGTCCACCTCCTGAAGACGGTGCGTTTGCTGCGGCTGCTGCGGTTGTTACAGAAGCTGGACCGTTACTCCCAGTACAGTGCTGTGGTCCTGACCCTGCTCATGTCTGTGTTCGCCCTGCTTGCCCACTGGATGGCCTGCGTCTGGTACGTCATTGGCCGCAAGGAGATAGAGAGCAGCGACCCTGTCACCTGGGATATAG GCTGGCTGCAGGAGCTGGGGAAGCGGTTGGAGACCCCGTACGTCAACAGTACGATGGGCGGCCCCTCCATGCCCAGCGCCTATATCGCCTCCCTCTACTTCACCCTGAGCAGCCTCACCAGTGTGGGCTTTGGCAATGTGTGTGCCAACACAGATGCTGAGAAGATCTTCTCCATCTGCATCATGCTCATGGGGG CCCTGATGCATGCAGTGGTCTTCGGTAACGTGACGGCCATCATCCAGCGCATGTACTCTCGGCGCTCGCTCTACCACACGCGTATGAAGGACATCAAGGACTTTATCCGTGTGCACCGTCTGCCCCAGCTGCTGAAACAGAGGATGCTGGAGTACTTCCAGACCACCTGGTCTGTCAACAACGGCATCAATGCCAACGAG CTGCTGCATGACTTCCCAGACGAACTGCGTGCGGACATCGCCATGCACCTGAACAAGGACATCCTGCAGCTGCCAGTGTTTGAGCGAGCCAGTAGGGGTTGTCTGCGCTCCCTCTCTTTGCACATTAAGACCTCGTTCTGTGCCCCGGGAGAGTACCTCATCCGCCAGGGGGACGCGTTGCAGGCCAACTACTTTGTCTGCTCTGGGTCTCTAGAGGTGCTGAAGGACGGCATGGTCCTTGCTATCCTGG GCAAAGGTGATCTGATTGGGGCAGACCTGACAGCGCAAGACAAGGTGATCAAGACCAATGCGGACGTGAAGGCTCTGACCTACTGTGACCTGCAGCACATCAGTGTCCGTGCCCTGAGGGAGGTCCTGGGCCTCTACCCAGAGTACGGCAGTCGCTTCAGCTCTGATATCCACCACAACCTCACCTACAACCTGAGAGAGGGCAGCGAGGCAgag GGGCTGACAAGGTTCTCACGGTCCCCTCGGCTCTCTCAG GAGCGAGCTGATAAGGACCACAAGCTTCCCCTCATTGCGAAGGCAGAAGATGTGGAGTCTGGTGAGGACATGAGCCACTGTCCCACCGGTGCATCCCACCAAGGACGGCTGCTCCTGATGCATGGCCTGAGCAGCCCCGTCTGCCACCCTGGCTTCAGCAGCCTGCTGGGGAAGGAGCTTCGACATGTCAATACACTCCGTCTCTGCCGCTCCCCAGCCCAGGGCTGCAGAGGCCGTAGCCCCTCCCCTCAGCTGCTGTCCAATGAGGAGGTTACTCTCGCCCCAGTGCCCACCATGGTCACAGATCACAGCTCATCCCATAGGCCAGCCAAGCTGCTCATACCCTCCCTACATTGTGTCAGCCCTCTGGACCTCAGCCCCAG GGTTGTGGATGGAATTGAGGATAATGGGCAGTCTTTTCACTTCAATGTGGATCAAGGCGAGGCAAAGACCAAAAGCAAAG ACCCATTCCAGGTGAGCGCCAACTTACTTCTGGAAACAGAGGAGGTGAGACAGAACATCAGCCAGCTAAACAAAGAG ATGAATACCCTTAACCAGGAGGTGTCCAACCTGACCAAGGAGCTCCACGAGATGATGTGTTTCCTGCAGGCCCATGTGACCATGTTTCATTACCCCTCTGCCATCTCCACCTATCCTTACGGCCTGCAGATGGCCCCTAACCCCAACTCCAGCAGCAACATgattgctgccaatgactggcaGACACGGGTGCCTTTCAGTATGCCTGCTGGACCTCACCCATCTCACCTCCAACATGAGCCCCTCAGCCACCCTGCCAGGAACATGTGGGCCTACAGTGGGGTGCCCCCCCAGGGCAGAGGTCAGAAGGTGGAGGTTGAGCACCATCACCAGACGTCCAATCCCAGGTCGTCCTGTTTACATCCGTGCTGCTCGGACAGAGGCAGAACCACTGGTCAGGGACTTGAAGCCCAGTACAGGCCTTTCCCGACCTCCAGAACTACACCCAACTCTCCCTACATGGGCCACTCCCAATGCCGGACTGGGCCATCTCTTCTGAACCTCAGCTCTGCCTTCCCAGTACTCCCAGGTGCGGGTCCTGGTCAGGTTGAGTACAAAGCCTCCATCCCCACCATCAGTACCTTTCGTCCCCTATGTTCCCCGGGCAGCCTCAGCCACTCCCACCCATCCCTGAGTGTCCAGGTCAACTCTGACCGCAGCCATTCACCGTCCATCTCCCCAACGCCTATCCACGTCTCACTGACTCCTACCGGCCAACCACAGCTCCACACCGCCTTCAGCTCTCAGTCTGGGGTCTACACGTCTGTCAGCGCAACATATAATCAGACGCACAACCAGACCACCCAGGGGCAGGGCTCTCTCAACAGAGCTAGGAAGAATGACCTGGTGGGCTCCAGCCCTGTCCACACACTGGACTCATCCCTACATCTGGTA